The proteins below come from a single Mustela nigripes isolate SB6536 chromosome 14, MUSNIG.SB6536, whole genome shotgun sequence genomic window:
- the NASP gene encoding nuclear autoantigenic sperm protein isoform X1, whose product MAAESTATAAIAAELVSADKIEEDAPAPSTSANKVESLDVDNEAKKLLGLGQKHLVMGDIPAAVNAFQEAASLLGKKYGETANECGEAFFFYGKSLLELARMENGVLGNALEGVHVEEEEGEKTEDESLVENNDNIDEEAREELREQVYDAMGEKEEAKKPEDQSLVKPEIDKEQETEMEKGGREDMDISEPAEELREKVESTSDQLTETTEAKEIAAPEGLNEVKVTSGKPEQELPDAGEGESVCGTDIQEESREKGGQEKQGEVIVSIEEKPKEASGEQPVTTLEKQGTAVEAEAEPIDSAVKPVDVGGEEPKEQVAASENEPGKGVLEQLVGQEMPPTGESPEVTVEAAEASAAEAGSEVSEKPGQEATVLPKDGSVNGLSAAGGETPVEQQTNAEGLTERKDGSGLEEKVRAELVPSQEETKLPIEESEAAGDGVETKVARGATEKSSEDKVKIAANEETQDREEQMKEGEETEGSEEEDKENDKAEETPNESLLENKSPQENEEEEIGNLELAWDMLDLAKIIFKRQETKEAQLYAAQAHLKLGEVSVESENYVQAVEEFQACLNLQEQYLEAHDRLLAETHYQLGLAYGYNSQYDEAVAQFSKSIEVIEKRMAVLSEQMKEAEGSSTDYEKEIEELKELLPEIREKIEDAKESQRSGNVAELALKATLVESSTSGFTPSGGGTSVSMVASRKPADGASSSNCVTDISHLVRKKRKPEEESPRKDDAKKAKQELEVNGGSGDAVSSGKEVSENMEEEAENQAESRAAVEGTVEAGATVESTAC is encoded by the exons GATTGAAGAAGATGCTCCTGCTCCTTCTACCTCTGCAAATAAAGTTGAGAG tcTGGATGTGGATAATGAAGCTAAGAAACTGTTGGGTTTAGGACAGAAACATCTGGTGATGGGGGATATTCCAGCAGCTGTCAATGCATTCCAGGAAGCAGCTAGTCTTTT AGGTAAGAAGTATGGAGAGACAGCTAATGAGTGTGGAGAAGCCTTCTTTTTCTATGGGAAATCACTTCTGGAGTTGGCAAG AATGGAGAATGGTGTGTTGGGAAATGCCCTAGAAGGTGTGCatgtggaagaggaggaaggagaaaaaacagaagaCGAATCTCTGGTAGAAAATAATGATAACATAGATG AGGAAGCAAGGGAAGAGTTGAGAGAACAGGTTTATGACGccatgggagaaaaagaagaagcaaaaaaaccAGAAGACCAGTCTCTGGTAAAGCCTGAAATTGATAAAGAGCAGGAGACTGAAATGGAGAAGGGTGGAAGAGAAGACATGGATATAAGTGAGCCTGCAGAGGAACTACGGGAAAAAGTTGAATCCACTTCAGATCAGTTAACTGAAACCACTGAGGCAAAAGAAATAGCAGCACCAGAAGGACTGAATGAAGTCAAGGTCACTTCTGGGAAGCCAGAACAGGAATTACCAGATGCTGGGGAAGGAGAATCAGTTTGTGGAACTGACATCCAAGAAGAATCCAGAGAAAAAGGAGGtcaggagaagcagggagaagtaATTGTGAGCATAGAGGAGAAGCCAAAAGAAGCCTCAGGAGAGCAGCCTGTTACGACTCTTGAAAAGCAGGGTACTGCagtggaggcagaagcagagcctATAGATTCAGCAGTAAAGCCAGTGGATGTGGGTGGGGAAGAGCCAAAGGAACAGGTAGCTGCCTCTGAAAATGAGCCAGGAAAGGGTGTGCTTGAGCAGCTGGTAGGGCAAGAAATGCCTCCTACTGGAGAGTCGCCAGAGGTGACAGTAGAGGCTGCAGAGGCCTCAGCTGCAGAAGCTGGGTCCGAAGTGTCTGAGAAGCCTGGGCAGGAGGCCACAGTTCTCCCTAAGGATGGTTCAGTCAATGGACTGTCAGCTGCAGGAGGTGAGACTCCTGTTGAACAACAGACTAATGCAGAAGGACTGACTGAAAGAAAAGATGGCTCAGGACTAGAGGAGAAGGTCAGGGCAGAGTTGGTTCCTAGCCAGGAGGAGACCAAGCTGCCCATAGAAGAGTCTGAGGCAGCTGGAGATGGGGTTGAGACCAAGGTAGCCCGGGGGGCTACTGAGAAGTCCTCTGAAGACAAAGTTAAGATAGCTGCTAATGAAGAAACACAagacagagaagaacagatgaaagAGGGTGAAG AAACTGAAGGCTCAGaagaggaagataaagaaaatgacaaggcTGAAGAAACGCCAAATGAATCACTTCTTGAAAATAAG TCTcctcaagaaaatgaagaggaggagATCGGGAATCTAGAGCTTGCCTGGGATATGTTGGATTtagcaaagataatttttaaaag gcAAGAAACAAAGGAAGCTCAGCTTTATGCTGCACAGGCCCATCTTAAACTTGGAGAAGTTAGTGTTGAATCTG AGAATTATGTCCAAGCTGTGGAGGAGTTCCAGGCTTGCTTAAACCTGCAGGAGCAGTACCTGGAAGCCCACGATCGGCTCCTTGCAGAGACCCACTACCAGCTGGGCTTGGCCTATGGGTACAACTCTCAGTATGACGAGGCAGTGGCACAGTTCAGCAAATCTATTGAAGTCATTGAGAAAAGAATGG CTGTACTAAGTGAGCAGATGAAGGAGGCTGAAGGATCATCTACTGACTATGAGAAGGAAATTGAGGAGCTGAAGGAACTGCTACCTGAAATTAGAGAGAAGATAGAAGATGCAAAGGAGTCCCAGCGTAGTGGGAATGTAGCTGAATTGGCTCTGAAAGCAACTCtg GTGGAGAGCTCTACTTCAGGTTTCACTCCTAGTGGAGGAGGCACTTCAGTCTCCATG GTTGCCAGTAGAAAACCAGCAGATGGTGCTTCCTCATCAAATTGTGTGACTGATATCTCCCACCTTGTCAGAAAGAAG AGGAAACCAGAGGAAGAGAGTCCCCGAAAAGATGATGCAAAGAAAGCCAAACAAGAGCTGGAGGTGAATGGAGGCAGTGGGGATGCCGTCTCCAGTGGAAAAGAAGTTTCAGAAAacatggaggaggag GCTGAGAATCAGGCTGAAAGCCGGGCAGCAGTGGAGGGGACAGTGGAGGCCGGAGCTACA
- the NASP gene encoding nuclear autoantigenic sperm protein isoform X2 encodes MAAESTATAAIAAELVSADKIEEDAPAPSTSANKVESLDVDNEAKKLLGLGQKHLVMGDIPAAVNAFQEAASLLGKKYGETANECGEAFFFYGKSLLELARMENGVLGNALEGVHVEEEEGEKTEDESLVENNDNIDETEGSEEEDKENDKAEETPNESLLENKSPQENEEEEIGNLELAWDMLDLAKIIFKRQETKEAQLYAAQAHLKLGEVSVESENYVQAVEEFQACLNLQEQYLEAHDRLLAETHYQLGLAYGYNSQYDEAVAQFSKSIEVIEKRMAVLSEQMKEAEGSSTDYEKEIEELKELLPEIREKIEDAKESQRSGNVAELALKATLVESSTSGFTPSGGGTSVSMVASRKPADGASSSNCVTDISHLVRKKRKPEEESPRKDDAKKAKQELEVNGGSGDAVSSGKEVSENMEEEAENQAESRAAVEGTVEAGATVESTAC; translated from the exons GATTGAAGAAGATGCTCCTGCTCCTTCTACCTCTGCAAATAAAGTTGAGAG tcTGGATGTGGATAATGAAGCTAAGAAACTGTTGGGTTTAGGACAGAAACATCTGGTGATGGGGGATATTCCAGCAGCTGTCAATGCATTCCAGGAAGCAGCTAGTCTTTT AGGTAAGAAGTATGGAGAGACAGCTAATGAGTGTGGAGAAGCCTTCTTTTTCTATGGGAAATCACTTCTGGAGTTGGCAAG AATGGAGAATGGTGTGTTGGGAAATGCCCTAGAAGGTGTGCatgtggaagaggaggaaggagaaaaaacagaagaCGAATCTCTGGTAGAAAATAATGATAACATAGATG AAACTGAAGGCTCAGaagaggaagataaagaaaatgacaaggcTGAAGAAACGCCAAATGAATCACTTCTTGAAAATAAG TCTcctcaagaaaatgaagaggaggagATCGGGAATCTAGAGCTTGCCTGGGATATGTTGGATTtagcaaagataatttttaaaag gcAAGAAACAAAGGAAGCTCAGCTTTATGCTGCACAGGCCCATCTTAAACTTGGAGAAGTTAGTGTTGAATCTG AGAATTATGTCCAAGCTGTGGAGGAGTTCCAGGCTTGCTTAAACCTGCAGGAGCAGTACCTGGAAGCCCACGATCGGCTCCTTGCAGAGACCCACTACCAGCTGGGCTTGGCCTATGGGTACAACTCTCAGTATGACGAGGCAGTGGCACAGTTCAGCAAATCTATTGAAGTCATTGAGAAAAGAATGG CTGTACTAAGTGAGCAGATGAAGGAGGCTGAAGGATCATCTACTGACTATGAGAAGGAAATTGAGGAGCTGAAGGAACTGCTACCTGAAATTAGAGAGAAGATAGAAGATGCAAAGGAGTCCCAGCGTAGTGGGAATGTAGCTGAATTGGCTCTGAAAGCAACTCtg GTGGAGAGCTCTACTTCAGGTTTCACTCCTAGTGGAGGAGGCACTTCAGTCTCCATG GTTGCCAGTAGAAAACCAGCAGATGGTGCTTCCTCATCAAATTGTGTGACTGATATCTCCCACCTTGTCAGAAAGAAG AGGAAACCAGAGGAAGAGAGTCCCCGAAAAGATGATGCAAAGAAAGCCAAACAAGAGCTGGAGGTGAATGGAGGCAGTGGGGATGCCGTCTCCAGTGGAAAAGAAGTTTCAGAAAacatggaggaggag GCTGAGAATCAGGCTGAAAGCCGGGCAGCAGTGGAGGGGACAGTGGAGGCCGGAGCTACA